Proteins co-encoded in one Acipenser ruthenus chromosome 3, fAciRut3.2 maternal haplotype, whole genome shotgun sequence genomic window:
- the LOC117435327 gene encoding transmembrane protein 106B-like, which translates to MGKSLSHLPLLNKDDSCTTPSDISDRNGLADAHDKDGGHGDVSQFPYVEFTGRDSVTCQTCQGTGRIPRGQENQLVALIPYSDQRLRPRRTKLYVTVAVMVCLLLSGLAVFFLFPRSIDVSYVGIKSAYVSYNQDQRIIYLNITNTLNITNNNYYSVEVANISAQIQFSKTVIGKSRLSNATSIGPLDMNQIDYMVPTVIADEMSYMFDYCTLPSIKVHNIVVMMQVTVTTAYFGHTEQVSQERYQYVDCGGNTTYLHGHSKVVNVLQPPE; encoded by the exons ATGGGGAAGTCTTTATCTCATTTGCCACTGCTTAACAAAGATGACAGCTGTACAACTCCATCTGACATATCAGACCGGAATGGATTGGCAGATGCTCACGATAAAGATGGAGGACATGGTGATGTGTCTCAATTTCCATATGTAGAATTCACAGGACGGGACAGTGTCACGTGCCAAACATGTCAAGGAACAGGGAGAATACCTAGAG GCCAAGAAAATCAGCTTGTTGCATTGATCCCGTACAGTGATCAGAGGCTGAGACCAAGGAGGAC AAAGCTGTACGTGACAGTTGCAGTGATGGTTTGCCTACTTCTTTCGGGACTGGCTGTTTTCTTCTTGTTTCCACGATCTATTGATGTATCCTATGTAGGCATCAAGTCTGCCTACGTCAGTTATAACCAAGATCAGCGTATTATCTATCTCAACATTACA aatacCTTGAACATAACAAACAATAACTACTATTCTGTGGAAGTGGCAAACATCAGTGCGCAAATTCAGTTCTCTAAAACTGTAATTGGAAAATCTCGGTTGAGCAATGCTACTTCAATTGGACCTCTAGACATGAATCAG attgacTACATGGTCCCTACAGTAATTGCTGATGAGATGAGCTACATGTT tgattATTGCACATTGCCATCCATAAAAGTACATAATATTGTTGTCATGATGCA AGTAACAGTGACAACAGCATACTTTGGCCACACTGAGCAAGTTTCTCAGGAAAGGTACCAGTATGTGGATTGTGGAGGAAACACTACTTACCTGCATGGGCATTCCAAGGTTGTAAATGTCCTACAGCCACCAGAATAG
- the LOC117435517 gene encoding von Willebrand factor D and EGF domain-containing protein-like isoform X1, producing MEVSHSCLKSGRIWLILASLALFLVICDARSKASRGVAVPFVFDPKAFCDPPCQHAGLCIRNSTCFCSKGYEGDLCQYANCYPKCKNGGECLRPGKCRCLPGYGGKYCHKVSCEGGCWNGGECISVNSIVKCLCPSSWTGSKCQDAICPQGCRNGGSCVAPGICSCPEGWVGGACHKAICRHPCLNGGKCVAPNVCRCRGPYSGVQCREKEVH from the exons ATGGAAGTGTCTCACAGCTGCTTGAAATCAGGAAGGATCTGGCTGATTTTGGCTTCTTTAGCCTTATTCCTGGTTATCTGTGATGCAAGATCGAAGGCTTCCAGAGGAGTAGCGGTTCCTTTTGTCTTTGATCCGAAGGCATTTTGTGACCCTCCATGTCAGCATGCAGGGCTCTGCATCAGGAACAGCACCTGCTTCTGCTCCAAGGGCTATGAGGGGGACCTATGCCAATATG CTAACTGTTATCCAAAGTGTAAAAATGGGGGAGAGTGTCTGAGGCCTGGAAAATGCAGATGTCTACCGGGATATGGAGGAAAATACTGTCATaaag TCTCTTGTGAGGGCGGGTGTTGGAATGGTGGTGAATGCATCTCTGTGAACAGCATTGTGAAGTGTCTTTGTCCCTCTAGCTGGACAGGCTCAAAATGTCAAGATG CAATCTGTCCTCAGGGATGCAGAAATGGTGGAAGTTGTGTTGCACCTGGTATCTGTAGCTGTCCAGAAGGATGGGTGGGAGGAGCGTGTCATAAAG ctATTTGCCGACATCCTTGTCTAAATGGAGGAAAGTGTGTTGCTCCAAATGTCTGTAGGTGCCGTGGCCCTTATTCTGGAGTGCAGTGCAGAGAGAAGGAGGTACACTGA
- the LOC117435517 gene encoding von Willebrand factor D and EGF domain-containing protein-like isoform X2, giving the protein MEVSHSCLKSGRIWLILASLALFLVICDARSKASRGVAVPFVFDPKAFCDPPCQHAGLCIRNSTCFCSKGYEGDLCQYANCYPKCKNGGECLRPGKCRCLPGYGGKYCHKAICPQGCRNGGSCVAPGICSCPEGWVGGACHKAICRHPCLNGGKCVAPNVCRCRGPYSGVQCREKEVH; this is encoded by the exons ATGGAAGTGTCTCACAGCTGCTTGAAATCAGGAAGGATCTGGCTGATTTTGGCTTCTTTAGCCTTATTCCTGGTTATCTGTGATGCAAGATCGAAGGCTTCCAGAGGAGTAGCGGTTCCTTTTGTCTTTGATCCGAAGGCATTTTGTGACCCTCCATGTCAGCATGCAGGGCTCTGCATCAGGAACAGCACCTGCTTCTGCTCCAAGGGCTATGAGGGGGACCTATGCCAATATG CTAACTGTTATCCAAAGTGTAAAAATGGGGGAGAGTGTCTGAGGCCTGGAAAATGCAGATGTCTACCGGGATATGGAGGAAAATACTGTCATaaag CAATCTGTCCTCAGGGATGCAGAAATGGTGGAAGTTGTGTTGCACCTGGTATCTGTAGCTGTCCAGAAGGATGGGTGGGAGGAGCGTGTCATAAAG ctATTTGCCGACATCCTTGTCTAAATGGAGGAAAGTGTGTTGCTCCAAATGTCTGTAGGTGCCGTGGCCCTTATTCTGGAGTGCAGTGCAGAGAGAAGGAGGTACACTGA